In the Gemmatimonadaceae bacterium genome, one interval contains:
- a CDS encoding lysophospholipid acyltransferase family protein, with translation MSDRSAADWRTRWTARLGVAVVWLLARTWRVRYVHDAALREARRRREPVLIVIWHGQLLAQLWAHRGQNISVLISEHRDGELIARIAEALGYRTVRGSTTRGASRALVGMTRELDAGFDVGITPDGPRGPDHSFAAGTLLVSQRSGRPVVPFGAHASRAWHLKSWDRFTIPKPFARVTIAYGDFISPPAGNPRDLAALTPSYRAALDAAVAVAAGAAGGA, from the coding sequence ATGAGCGATCGCAGCGCGGCGGATTGGCGCACGCGGTGGACCGCGCGTCTGGGGGTCGCCGTGGTGTGGTTGTTGGCGCGTACGTGGCGCGTGCGCTACGTGCATGATGCCGCCCTCCGGGAAGCGCGGCGTCGCCGGGAGCCCGTGCTGATCGTGATCTGGCACGGGCAACTGCTGGCGCAGCTGTGGGCGCACCGGGGGCAGAATATCAGTGTGCTGATAAGCGAGCACCGCGACGGCGAGTTGATCGCCCGCATCGCCGAGGCGCTGGGATACCGCACCGTGCGCGGCTCGACGACGCGGGGCGCCAGCCGGGCGCTCGTCGGCATGACGCGGGAGTTGGATGCCGGGTTCGACGTGGGGATAACGCCCGATGGACCGCGGGGGCCGGACCACAGCTTCGCCGCGGGAACGCTCCTCGTGTCGCAGCGGTCCGGCCGGCCGGTCGTGCCGTTCGGCGCCCATGCCTCGCGTGCGTGGCACCTGAAGAGTTGGGACCGATTCACGATTCCGAAGCCGTTTGCCCGCGTGACGATCGCCTACGGCGATTTCATCAGCCCGCCGGCCGGGAATCCGCGCGACCTCGCCGCCCTGACGCCGAGCTACCGGGCGGCGCTGGACGCGGCCGTGGCGGTGGCCGCGGGGGCAGCGGGGGGCGCGTGA
- the lpxB gene encoding lipid-A-disaccharide synthase yields the protein MREIVFVAGEASGDLHASGVARELKARGAPFALVGIGGDQMREAGVALLEHADQLAVMGFVEVLRHVPKHWALLRQLEARIRSGRVALVILIDYPGFNMKVARAAADAGVPVLYYITPQVWAWGAGRLDKLARWVTKAAVILPFEQALLAEHGIDATFVGHPLLDRVAALPSQAEARASLGVRADAPMLALFPGSRAQEILRHLDDFVRVADELRLRDPRLQVVVSVAPTVNLDTGQCPYPMVRGASFTVLRAADAAMCKSGTTTLEAAVAGCPLVVAYRTSRVTYALARRLVRIPHIGLVNVVAGRELAPEFVQSALRPAAVADALEPLLRRGDPGRDAMLAGLAEVRGALGTAGAAGRVADMAAALAATPGRR from the coding sequence GTGCGTGAGATCGTGTTCGTCGCCGGGGAGGCCTCCGGCGACCTGCACGCCTCCGGGGTGGCCCGCGAACTCAAGGCGCGAGGTGCGCCCTTCGCGCTCGTCGGCATCGGCGGAGATCAGATGCGCGAGGCCGGCGTCGCGTTGCTCGAACACGCCGACCAATTGGCGGTGATGGGGTTCGTCGAGGTGCTGCGCCACGTGCCCAAGCACTGGGCGCTGCTGCGGCAACTCGAAGCGCGCATCCGGTCGGGCCGCGTGGCGCTGGTCATCCTGATCGACTATCCAGGATTCAACATGAAGGTCGCCAGGGCGGCGGCCGACGCCGGTGTCCCGGTGCTGTACTACATCACGCCGCAGGTCTGGGCATGGGGCGCAGGGCGTCTGGACAAGCTGGCCCGGTGGGTGACGAAGGCGGCGGTCATCCTGCCGTTCGAGCAGGCCCTATTGGCCGAGCACGGAATCGACGCGACGTTCGTGGGACACCCCCTGCTCGACCGGGTGGCGGCCCTGCCGAGCCAGGCCGAGGCGCGCGCCTCGCTCGGCGTGCGGGCCGACGCTCCGATGCTCGCGCTCTTTCCGGGCAGCCGGGCGCAGGAGATCCTGCGGCACCTCGACGATTTCGTGCGGGTGGCCGACGAACTGCGCCTTCGCGACCCGCGTCTACAGGTGGTCGTGAGCGTCGCGCCCACGGTGAACCTCGATACCGGCCAGTGCCCGTACCCCATGGTGCGCGGGGCGTCGTTCACCGTGCTGCGCGCGGCCGACGCCGCGATGTGCAAGAGTGGGACGACCACGCTCGAAGCCGCGGTGGCCGGTTGCCCGCTGGTCGTGGCGTACCGCACGAGCAGGGTCACCTACGCCCTCGCCCGGCGGCTGGTGCGCATCCCGCACATCGGACTGGTGAACGTGGTTGCGGGGCGCGAGCTGGCACCCGAGTTCGTGCAGAGCGCGTTGCGTCCGGCAGCGGTGGCCGACGCGCTGGAGCCGCTGTTGCGACGCGGCGATCCGGGGCGGGATGCCATGCTGGCCGGGCTGGCCGAGGTGCGCGGGGCGCTGGGCACGGCGGGCGCCGCAGGGCGGGTGGCCGACATGGCGGCGGCGCTGGCCGCAACCCCTGGTCGGCGATGA
- a CDS encoding Gfo/Idh/MocA family oxidoreductase, whose protein sequence is MSDIRVGVIGAGALGFHHVRIMREMPGVAFAGFYEANAARAAHVTKELGVPAFPSIDALLDVVDAATVVVPTPAHFAVAKTALERGKHLLIEKPIAATLAEADELVATAKRTGALIQIGHVERFNRAIRAALPYVEAPRFIESDRLAPFNPRGSDVAVVLDLMIHDIDLVRTLVGSGVSGLTAVGIPVLTPFVDIANARIEFASGAVANITASRVSRDRMRKLRIFQGSGYLSLDLAAGVGEFYRLRTDVDLAALAKAAASVDAFVERVPLEAPEGEPLRLEFESFLEAVRGTAPVVVSGHDGREALAVALRIVGEIERTLPALKGAGDHARA, encoded by the coding sequence GTGAGCGATATCCGTGTGGGAGTGATTGGGGCCGGGGCGCTCGGATTCCATCACGTGCGCATCATGCGCGAGATGCCGGGCGTGGCGTTTGCCGGATTCTACGAAGCCAATGCGGCGCGGGCGGCCCACGTGACCAAGGAGCTGGGTGTTCCGGCGTTCCCGAGCATCGACGCACTGCTCGACGTTGTGGACGCAGCGACGGTCGTCGTCCCCACGCCAGCCCATTTCGCCGTGGCCAAGACGGCGCTGGAACGTGGCAAGCACCTGCTGATCGAGAAGCCGATCGCCGCCACGCTGGCCGAAGCGGACGAACTGGTGGCGACCGCCAAGCGCACCGGGGCGCTCATCCAGATCGGCCACGTGGAACGGTTCAATCGCGCGATCCGCGCGGCTCTGCCGTACGTCGAAGCGCCCCGGTTCATCGAGAGTGACCGGCTGGCGCCGTTCAATCCACGCGGATCCGACGTAGCCGTGGTGCTCGACCTGATGATCCACGACATCGACCTGGTGCGCACGCTCGTGGGGAGCGGCGTGTCGGGGCTGACGGCGGTGGGCATTCCCGTGCTCACACCATTCGTGGACATCGCCAACGCGCGCATCGAATTCGCGTCGGGGGCGGTGGCCAACATCACGGCCAGCCGCGTGTCGCGCGACCGGATGCGCAAGCTGCGCATCTTCCAGGGGAGCGGGTATCTGTCGCTCGACCTGGCGGCCGGCGTGGGGGAGTTCTATCGGTTGCGCACCGACGTGGATCTCGCGGCGCTGGCCAAGGCCGCGGCGTCGGTGGACGCGTTCGTGGAACGTGTGCCGTTGGAGGCGCCTGAAGGGGAGCCCTTGCGGCTCGAATTCGAGAGCTTCCTGGAGGCGGTGCGCGGCACGGCACCGGTGGTCGTGAGCGGCCACGATGGGCGCGAGGCGCTGGCCGTGGCGCTGCGCATCGTGGGCGAGATCGAACGGACGCTGCCGGCGCTCAAAGGCGCCGGAGACCACGCGCGTGCGTGA
- the lpxA gene encoding acyl-ACP--UDP-N-acetylglucosamine O-acyltransferase gives MSAIIHPTAIVDPGVKLGRGVEIGPWAIVGEDCVIGDGCKLAARTVLERHVTLAPRVTVGIGSILGGAPQDLKFKGERTTVEVGENTVIREYVTINRGTSQSYKTTVGRDCFVMSYVHLAHDCHIGNNVILGNNVQFAGHVTVHDRAIVSGQSAAHQFVKIGAYSFVGGCSRIAKDVPPYVKAVGNPIKLFGLNSIGLQRNNFSEPVVRELKRAYRMFFKSELNVSQARAKARTDLQMFPEVEAFLQFFDESDRGVVV, from the coding sequence ATGAGCGCGATCATCCATCCAACAGCGATCGTCGATCCCGGCGTGAAGCTCGGCCGCGGCGTCGAGATCGGACCCTGGGCGATCGTGGGCGAGGACTGCGTCATCGGCGACGGCTGCAAGCTCGCCGCGCGCACGGTGTTGGAGCGGCACGTCACGCTGGCCCCCCGCGTCACGGTGGGGATCGGGTCGATCCTCGGTGGCGCGCCTCAGGACCTCAAGTTCAAGGGCGAACGGACCACCGTCGAAGTCGGCGAGAATACGGTGATCCGCGAGTATGTGACGATCAATCGAGGCACGAGCCAGAGTTACAAGACGACGGTGGGGCGCGACTGCTTCGTGATGTCGTACGTCCACCTGGCGCACGACTGCCACATCGGGAACAACGTGATCCTGGGCAACAACGTGCAATTCGCGGGGCACGTGACCGTCCACGACCGGGCGATCGTGTCGGGTCAGAGCGCGGCGCACCAGTTCGTGAAGATCGGCGCCTATTCATTCGTGGGGGGGTGTTCGCGGATCGCCAAGGACGTCCCGCCATACGTGAAGGCCGTGGGCAACCCGATCAAATTGTTCGGACTGAACAGCATTGGGCTGCAGCGCAACAATTTTTCCGAGCCGGTGGTGCGGGAACTGAAGCGGGCGTACCGCATGTTCTTCAAATCCGAACTGAACGTGTCGCAGGCGCGAGCCAAGGCACGGACCGACCTCCAGATGTTCCCGGAGGTCGAGGCGTTCCTGCAATTCTTCGACGAGAGCGACCGGGGAGTGGTGGTGTGA
- a CDS encoding bifunctional UDP-3-O-[3-hydroxymyristoyl] N-acetylglucosamine deacetylase/3-hydroxyacyl-ACP dehydratase, translated as MRRRTVARPVSMEGVGLHLGVACRLTFQPAPSGQGVAFRRTDLPGEPLIAATVDTAVLSDRRTQIGEDPVSVHTVEHVLAAVGALGIDDVIIDLDGPEPPIVDGSAAPFVEALKRAGIAPQPGIVQFWELRQAVRVADGDSVYEAYPASDLELDVTIDFPHPLIGRQRWASGVNESVFVSELASARTFGFTREVEPLRAMGLIRGASTQNTVVLDESAVVDNVLRWSDEFVRHKALDCVGDLALAGARVRARVVAVKPSHRGTVKLVRAMREALKKETTVLEIDDIIKVLPHRYPFLLVDRILEMEPRKRIVGLKNVTINEPFFQGHFPGHPIMPGVLIIEAMAQVGGMLLMGTFPDPQNKVVYFTSLDHVKWRRPVRPGDQLRFELDVVQIRGAMCKMKGVARVDGEMVAEAEMGAMVRDK; from the coding sequence GTGAGGCGGCGCACGGTCGCCAGGCCAGTGAGCATGGAGGGCGTGGGGCTTCACCTCGGCGTTGCCTGCCGGCTGACGTTCCAGCCGGCGCCGAGTGGGCAGGGCGTCGCGTTCCGGCGTACCGATCTGCCCGGCGAGCCGCTGATCGCAGCCACCGTCGATACCGCGGTGCTCAGCGACCGCCGCACCCAGATCGGCGAGGACCCGGTGTCGGTGCACACGGTGGAGCACGTGCTGGCGGCGGTGGGGGCGCTTGGCATCGACGACGTGATCATCGACCTGGACGGACCGGAGCCGCCGATCGTGGACGGCAGCGCGGCGCCGTTCGTGGAGGCACTCAAACGGGCAGGCATCGCGCCGCAGCCCGGAATCGTCCAGTTTTGGGAATTGCGCCAGGCGGTGCGGGTAGCCGACGGCGACTCGGTGTACGAGGCGTACCCGGCCTCGGATCTGGAGCTGGACGTGACGATCGACTTTCCGCATCCGCTGATCGGGCGGCAGCGGTGGGCGTCGGGGGTGAACGAATCGGTGTTCGTTTCTGAGCTGGCATCGGCGCGCACCTTCGGCTTCACGCGTGAGGTGGAGCCGCTGCGGGCGATGGGGCTGATTCGCGGGGCGTCGACCCAGAATACGGTGGTGCTGGACGAGTCGGCGGTGGTGGATAACGTCTTGCGGTGGTCCGATGAATTCGTGCGCCACAAGGCGCTGGACTGTGTGGGAGATCTGGCGCTCGCCGGGGCGCGGGTGAGGGCGCGCGTGGTGGCTGTGAAGCCGAGCCACCGCGGCACCGTGAAGCTCGTGCGGGCGATGCGTGAGGCGCTCAAGAAGGAGACGACCGTGCTGGAGATCGACGACATCATCAAGGTGCTGCCGCACCGGTATCCGTTCCTGTTGGTGGATCGCATTCTGGAGATGGAGCCGCGGAAGCGCATCGTGGGACTCAAGAACGTCACGATCAACGAGCCGTTCTTCCAGGGACACTTCCCGGGCCATCCGATCATGCCGGGGGTGCTGATCATCGAAGCCATGGCGCAGGTGGGGGGCATGCTCTTGATGGGCACGTTCCCGGACCCGCAGAACAAGGTCGTGTATTTCACGTCGCTGGACCACGTGAAGTGGAGGCGGCCCGTGCGTCCGGGCGACCAGTTGCGGTTCGAACTCGACGTGGTTCAGATCCGCGGCGCGATGTGCAAAATGAAAGGCGTGGCCAGGGTGGACGGAGAAATGGTGGCGGAAGCGGAGATGGGCGCCATGGTGCGCGACAAATGA
- the lpxD gene encoding UDP-3-O-(3-hydroxymyristoyl)glucosamine N-acyltransferase, translated as MTAERAARGGGGEDGLVLTAADVAQLVHGELKGDAAVVVRAIAPLDRARADELSFCASAKYAPFLESSAAGVVLVTPELAGLPSAAGARIVVAKPHDALLSLIPRFYRAPGRTPGIHPTAIIGSGVRIGEAPSIGPYAVIEPGAMLGDRVTVGAQTVVGAGARLGDDVQLYAGVTVYANAQLGRRVIVQSGGRIGADGFGYVFRGDRHEKIPHVGGCILEDDVEIGANSTIDRGSIDDTVIGAGTKLDNLVQVGHNVRIGRLCLLMAQVGVAGSAHIEDGCILAGQVGVAGHLTIGAGATLAAQAGVFGDIPAGETWSGYPARPHKEALRAQAAMFKLPGLLRRIERLLARSEEDA; from the coding sequence GTGACGGCGGAGCGGGCGGCGCGTGGCGGAGGCGGTGAGGACGGACTCGTTCTCACCGCGGCTGACGTCGCCCAGTTGGTCCACGGTGAATTGAAGGGCGACGCGGCGGTGGTGGTGCGCGCCATCGCCCCGCTCGACCGTGCGCGGGCCGACGAGTTGAGCTTCTGCGCGTCGGCGAAGTACGCGCCGTTCCTGGAGTCGTCGGCAGCCGGCGTCGTGCTCGTGACGCCGGAGCTGGCGGGGCTGCCGTCGGCGGCGGGGGCGCGTATCGTGGTCGCGAAGCCACACGACGCGTTGCTGTCGCTCATCCCACGGTTCTATCGGGCGCCGGGGCGGACGCCCGGCATCCATCCCACGGCGATCATCGGCTCCGGCGTGCGGATCGGCGAGGCGCCGAGCATCGGACCGTACGCGGTGATCGAACCCGGGGCCATGCTCGGCGATCGCGTGACGGTCGGTGCGCAGACCGTTGTGGGGGCGGGCGCGCGTTTGGGCGACGACGTGCAGCTCTACGCCGGCGTGACCGTGTATGCCAATGCGCAACTGGGCCGGCGTGTGATCGTGCAGTCGGGGGGCCGGATCGGCGCCGACGGGTTCGGGTATGTGTTCCGCGGCGACCGCCACGAGAAGATCCCGCACGTGGGCGGATGCATTCTCGAGGACGACGTCGAGATCGGCGCCAATTCGACGATCGATCGCGGGAGCATCGACGACACGGTCATAGGCGCTGGAACGAAGCTCGACAATCTGGTGCAGGTGGGGCACAACGTCCGGATCGGCCGGTTGTGCCTGCTCATGGCGCAGGTGGGCGTTGCCGGATCGGCGCACATCGAAGACGGGTGCATCCTGGCCGGACAGGTAGGGGTGGCGGGCCACCTCACGATCGGCGCGGGGGCGACGCTGGCCGCGCAGGCCGGCGTATTCGGTGACATCCCGGCCGGAGAGACCTGGTCGGGCTACCCGGCTCGGCCGCACAAGGAAGCGCTCCGCGCGCAGGCCGCGATGTTCAAGCTGCCCGGCCTGCTACGACGCATCGAGCGGCTGCTGGCGCGGTCCGAGGAAGACGCGTGA
- a CDS encoding OmpH family outer membrane protein, which yields MNSIFRATTIAAAGLVLGAMPTRAQQPAVPKIVYVNTQALLDVAPGRAQAESTYNAESAAWTTELSTLSASIQTMISDYQKAEATLTDAAKQARQKAIQAKQQEYADRQSAINQQAQSRQTELMGPVMQAVRDMLDKVRVDNGYELIIDSQAVLSSDKNLDITDKVIARLKIAAAAKRDSAAKAIKKLDTPPNE from the coding sequence ATGAATTCCATTTTTCGTGCGACGACCATCGCGGCCGCCGGCCTCGTGCTCGGCGCGATGCCGACCCGCGCCCAGCAGCCGGCGGTACCCAAGATCGTCTACGTGAACACGCAGGCCCTGCTCGACGTGGCGCCGGGGCGCGCCCAGGCAGAGTCGACATACAACGCCGAATCGGCCGCCTGGACCACCGAGTTGAGCACGCTCAGCGCGAGCATCCAGACGATGATCAGCGACTACCAGAAGGCCGAAGCGACGCTGACCGACGCGGCCAAGCAGGCGCGGCAGAAGGCCATCCAGGCCAAGCAGCAGGAGTACGCCGACCGTCAGAGCGCGATCAATCAGCAGGCCCAGTCGCGGCAGACCGAGCTGATGGGCCCCGTGATGCAGGCCGTGCGCGACATGCTCGACAAGGTCCGAGTCGACAACGGCTACGAGCTGATCATCGATTCGCAGGCGGTGCTGAGTTCGGACAAGAACCTCGACATCACCGACAAGGTGATCGCCCGGTTGAAAATCGCCGCGGCCGCCAAGAGGGACTCGGCCGCCAAGGCGATCAAGAAGCTGGACACCCCACCCAACGAGTGA
- the bamA gene encoding outer membrane protein assembly factor BamA — protein MRRLVLPFIALLATASAAAAQDASAVGACSQPDSIAFRGNTRLGDALLRSDAGITTGATLNYRALQRAVKALYGTLQFQDVRALCEPLPGGKSMLVFQLKERPMLIDVDVQGANKVSPSTVRDQVDLLVGRPIDPAQVTQTIVKIDSVYEAAGYAVAEVRAETTYVDSASARIMFHIDEGHRTAVSGVRVTGNKAISAKQIVGAMDTKPEGFFFWDKGELDNAKLATDITEHVPGLYADHGFIDMQVIKDTTLLDRKAGKAMVSLEVKEGPQYHVGDFSVEGARQFSSQQIATLYPFTPRPKTLMETLKGMLHRGANQDRTIFDRSEWQAATGKVQDAYADEGYLYAQINPVVERSISADSAPTVNLRWEIQEGSPAIINRVDIAGNDITNETCIRRQLMVVPGDVFNKSRLIQSYQNISNLGFFDSPLPEPQVAQADDQGDVNITFNVKEKRTGNVNFGASVGQGTGLGGFIGFDQPNLFGKCKKGSIQWQKGQYINDFNVSYTDPAIEESNYSGTLTAYHSQSRFTIQNIGQSTTTGAQIQFGLPVRGSRFTRLFLNYGAESVKYGNDGLVGTISACTNASGQSATCFRSSLGATLDHDTRLGMPFPTSGVHESFSVQYNGGPLGGSATFTRATGEMRSYATIGTVGAGPAMGSGMPVVLGLSTLWGAIFGNPGPFFVSQAFSMGGVQYGEPLRGYNEFSITPLGYVDATSQYSAQRASFGNAFFSATAQLGIRVSQQLFLDAFYDGGNVFARPADFNPTRLFRGVGVGGSVVTPLGPLGIDLGYGLDRVDANGVKAPKWQVHFKFGQFY, from the coding sequence ATGCGTAGACTGGTCCTACCTTTCATCGCCCTCCTCGCGACGGCATCCGCGGCGGCCGCGCAGGACGCCAGCGCGGTCGGGGCGTGTTCACAACCGGATTCCATCGCATTCCGAGGCAATACCCGCCTCGGGGATGCGCTGCTGCGTAGCGACGCCGGGATCACCACGGGGGCGACCCTGAACTACCGGGCCCTGCAGCGCGCCGTGAAGGCGCTGTATGGTACCCTGCAGTTCCAGGACGTGCGGGCGCTCTGCGAGCCGCTCCCCGGAGGCAAGTCGATGCTCGTGTTCCAGCTCAAGGAACGCCCGATGCTGATCGACGTGGACGTCCAGGGAGCGAACAAGGTTTCGCCGAGCACGGTGCGCGACCAGGTGGACCTACTCGTCGGTCGGCCGATCGATCCCGCGCAGGTGACCCAGACCATCGTGAAGATCGACTCGGTCTACGAAGCCGCCGGGTACGCCGTGGCGGAGGTGCGTGCCGAGACGACGTACGTGGACAGCGCATCGGCCCGGATCATGTTCCACATCGACGAGGGGCACCGCACGGCCGTGTCCGGCGTTCGCGTCACGGGGAACAAGGCGATCAGCGCCAAACAGATCGTCGGGGCCATGGACACGAAACCCGAAGGATTCTTCTTCTGGGACAAGGGCGAGCTGGACAACGCCAAGCTGGCCACCGACATCACCGAGCACGTTCCGGGGCTGTACGCCGACCACGGGTTCATCGACATGCAGGTGATCAAGGACACCACGCTGCTCGATCGGAAGGCGGGCAAGGCGATGGTGAGCCTCGAGGTGAAGGAGGGCCCCCAGTACCACGTGGGAGATTTCTCGGTGGAGGGGGCGCGGCAATTCTCCAGCCAGCAGATCGCCACGCTATATCCGTTCACGCCGCGTCCGAAGACGCTGATGGAGACGCTCAAGGGGATGCTGCATCGCGGCGCCAACCAGGACCGGACGATCTTCGACCGGTCCGAATGGCAGGCGGCAACAGGGAAGGTGCAGGACGCGTATGCCGACGAGGGGTACCTGTACGCCCAGATCAATCCGGTTGTCGAGCGGTCGATCTCGGCTGACTCCGCCCCCACTGTCAACCTGCGGTGGGAGATCCAGGAAGGATCGCCGGCGATCATCAACCGGGTGGACATCGCCGGTAACGACATCACCAACGAGACCTGCATCCGGCGGCAACTGATGGTGGTCCCCGGCGACGTGTTCAACAAGTCGCGCCTCATCCAGAGCTACCAGAACATCTCCAACCTTGGGTTCTTCGACTCGCCGTTGCCCGAGCCGCAAGTGGCCCAGGCCGACGACCAGGGGGACGTGAACATCACGTTCAACGTCAAAGAGAAGCGCACGGGGAACGTCAACTTCGGCGCGTCGGTGGGTCAGGGCACCGGGCTCGGCGGGTTCATCGGATTCGACCAGCCGAATCTGTTCGGCAAGTGCAAGAAGGGCTCGATCCAGTGGCAGAAGGGGCAGTACATCAACGACTTCAACGTCTCGTACACGGATCCGGCGATCGAGGAGTCCAACTACTCCGGCACCCTCACCGCGTACCATTCCCAGTCGCGGTTCACGATCCAGAACATCGGGCAGAGTACGACGACGGGCGCGCAGATCCAGTTTGGCCTACCGGTTCGCGGTTCCCGCTTCACGCGGCTGTTCCTCAACTACGGCGCCGAGTCGGTGAAGTACGGAAACGACGGGCTCGTGGGCACGATCTCGGCGTGTACCAACGCGTCAGGGCAATCGGCGACCTGTTTCCGGTCCAGTCTGGGGGCCACGCTCGATCACGACACGCGACTGGGCATGCCGTTCCCGACTTCGGGCGTGCATGAGTCGTTCAGTGTTCAGTACAACGGGGGGCCGCTGGGCGGGTCGGCGACATTCACGCGCGCGACCGGCGAGATGCGGTCCTATGCTACGATCGGGACCGTGGGCGCGGGGCCGGCGATGGGCTCGGGGATGCCGGTGGTGTTGGGCCTCTCCACATTATGGGGAGCGATCTTCGGAAACCCGGGGCCGTTCTTCGTGTCGCAGGCATTCTCGATGGGCGGCGTGCAGTATGGGGAACCGCTCCGCGGCTACAACGAATTCTCGATCACGCCACTGGGCTACGTGGACGCGACCAGCCAGTACTCGGCGCAGCGCGCTTCGTTCGGCAATGCGTTCTTCAGCGCGACGGCGCAGTTGGGAATCCGGGTGAGCCAGCAGCTCTTCCTGGACGCGTTCTACGACGGGGGAAACGTCTTTGCGCGGCCGGCCGATTTCAACCCCACGCGCCTGTTTCGCGGCGTAGGCGTGGGCGGGTCGGTGGTGACGCCGCTCGGGCCGCTCGGAATCGATCTGGGGTATGGGTTGGATCGTGTGGACGCCAACGGGGTCAAGGCGCCCAAATGGCAGGTTCACTTCAAGTTCGGTCAGTTCTACTAA